In the Topomyia yanbarensis strain Yona2022 chromosome 3, ASM3024719v1, whole genome shotgun sequence genome, one interval contains:
- the LOC131689595 gene encoding ganglioside-induced differentiation-associated protein 1: MEQPKRKRPEFSSGDSLILYCNQYSYYCQKVLWALYEKDIKFTKYEVDVANDEHFCEWFLELNPRGELPVLQSGLLVVPGSSRILDYLEEKFPQDKPLRLPWDVEQQIQRFKTTLDKIPIGVITIGSFLHPHTVVSPKSPFVQPVRYTILERDEHVSARLRSYASAFPAFSDVLLKKADFHDRKREVLTNEQYYRKLLDGLEELLSELELHLARKNVEHSWIAGKQFTLVDIALGCLMYRLYVLGLEDRFWAGGKMSELEKYFDKIMATKSFQSTLPTKTSLLKTIWLNTPSTYKAGIAAFSFSSMIIGSTLLKR, from the exons GTACTCTGGGCACTTTACGAGAAGGACATCAAGTTTACCAAGTACGAAGTTGACGTTGCCAATGATGAACATTTTTGCGAGTGGTTTTTAGAATTAAACCCGCGGGGAGAATTGCCCGTTCTGCAAAGCGGTTTACTAGTCGTACCCGGTTCCAGCCGCATTCTGGACTATCTGGAGGAAAAATTCCCCCAAG ACAAACCATTAAGATTACCATGGGACGTGGAACAACAGATACAACGTTTCAAAACTACACTGGACAAGATACCGATTGGCGTAATAACGATTGGTTCGTTCTTGCATCCGCACACGGTGGTGTCACCTAAATCGCCCTTTGTTCAGCCAGTCCGCTACACGATTTTAGAACGTGACGAACATGTCAGCGCTCGTTTGAGATCTTATGCCAGTGCATTTCCGGCGTTCAGTGATGTGCTACTTAAAAAGGCCGATTTCCACGACCGAAAGCGGGAAGTTCTAACAAACGAGCAATACTATCGTAAACTGCTGGATGGGCTGGAAGAGCTATTGTCGGAGCTGGAGCTACATCTGGCGAGAAAAAATGTCGAACACAGTTGGATAGCGGGCAAACAGTTCACCCTAGTCGATATTGCATTGGGTTGCCTGATGTACCGATTGTACGTACTCGGTTTGGAAGACCGATTCTGGGCCGGAGGTAAAATGTCCGAGTtggaaaagtattttgataaaataatggcgacgaaaagttttcaaagtacgTTGCCCACCAAGACCTCGCTACTGAAGACGATATGGCTCAATACGCCTTCCACGTATAAGGCAGGCATTGCGGCATTTTCTTTCTCATCTATGATCATAGGGTCTACGTTACTGaaaagataa